The following are encoded together in the Bradyrhizobium genosp. L genome:
- a CDS encoding ArsR/SmtB family transcription factor: MHAFDILGDPVRRRILELLATGEHSSGDIVTVVQRQFGITQSAVSQQLRILRDAGFASVRVDGTRRIYAVEPRRLREVDDWLDRFRAFWLPKLDALATEVARGKRKRRRQD, from the coding sequence GTGCACGCCTTCGACATCCTCGGCGATCCCGTCCGCCGGCGCATCCTCGAATTATTGGCGACCGGCGAGCACAGCTCGGGCGACATCGTCACGGTCGTGCAGCGCCAATTCGGCATCACCCAATCGGCGGTGTCGCAGCAGCTGCGGATCCTGCGCGATGCTGGGTTCGCGTCGGTGCGCGTTGACGGCACGCGTCGCATCTACGCGGTCGAGCCGCGGCGGCTGCGCGAGGTCGATGACTGGCTCGACCGTTTCCGGGCGTTCTGGCTGCCGAAGCTCGATGCGCTCGCAACGGAGGTCGCCCGCGGCAAGCGAAAGCGGCGCCGGCAGGATTGA
- the lpxB gene encoding lipid-A-disaccharide synthase: protein MQAQNPTRARKIFLIATEESGDRLGAALMKVLRQRLGDAVRFSGVGGRAMTEEGIVPLFPIEELSIVGLAAVVKQLPKILHLIRRTTEAVLDDAPDMLVIIDSPDFTHRVARRVRARNPAIPVVDYVSPSVWAWRPGRARAMTGYVDHVLALLPFEPEEYRKLAGPPCSYVGHPLIEQLDVLRPNAEERQRRDGERPVLLVLPGSRRSEIRHHLALFGAALGRLGQQTKFELVLPTMPHLEVMVHEGVASWPIAPRIAVGETEKRAAFRIARAALAKSGTVTLELALSGIPMVTAYRVGAAEAFILRRAIRVSSVILANLVIGSDIIPEFLQEDCTPEKLAAALGEVIADTPERLRQLVAFGTLDAKMSTGDQPPSVRAADIVLATMRGTLG, encoded by the coding sequence ATGCAGGCCCAAAACCCCACCAGAGCCCGCAAGATCTTCCTCATCGCAACCGAGGAGTCCGGCGACCGGCTCGGCGCCGCCTTGATGAAGGTGCTGCGCCAGCGCCTCGGCGATGCCGTGCGGTTCTCCGGCGTCGGCGGCCGCGCGATGACCGAGGAGGGGATCGTCCCGCTGTTTCCGATCGAGGAATTGTCGATCGTGGGCCTTGCCGCCGTCGTGAAGCAATTGCCAAAGATCCTGCACTTGATCCGCCGCACCACCGAGGCGGTGCTCGACGATGCGCCCGATATGCTCGTCATCATCGACAGTCCCGATTTCACCCATCGCGTCGCCCGCCGGGTCCGTGCGCGCAATCCTGCGATCCCGGTCGTCGACTACGTGTCGCCATCGGTCTGGGCGTGGCGGCCGGGCCGGGCGCGCGCGATGACGGGCTATGTCGACCACGTGCTGGCGCTATTGCCGTTCGAGCCGGAGGAGTATCGCAAGCTGGCGGGTCCGCCCTGCAGCTATGTCGGCCATCCCCTGATCGAGCAACTGGACGTGCTGCGCCCGAACGCGGAGGAGCGGCAGCGGCGCGATGGCGAGCGGCCGGTGCTGCTGGTGCTGCCAGGCAGCCGGCGCAGCGAGATCAGGCATCATCTGGCGCTGTTCGGTGCCGCGCTCGGCCGGCTTGGCCAGCAAACCAAATTCGAGCTCGTGCTGCCCACCATGCCGCATCTCGAGGTGATGGTGCACGAGGGCGTGGCGTCCTGGCCGATCGCCCCGCGGATCGCGGTCGGCGAGACCGAGAAGCGCGCCGCGTTCCGCATCGCGCGCGCCGCACTGGCGAAATCGGGCACCGTGACGCTCGAGCTCGCGCTGTCGGGCATTCCGATGGTCACGGCCTATCGCGTCGGCGCGGCCGAGGCGTTCATCCTGCGCCGCGCGATCCGGGTGTCGTCGGTGATCCTTGCCAACCTCGTGATCGGCAGCGACATCATTCCCGAATTCCTGCAGGAGGACTGCACCCCGGAGAAGCTGGCGGCGGCGCTTGGCGAAGTGATCGCTGACACGCCCGAGCGGCTGCGGCAGCTCGTGGCGTTCGGGACGCTGGACGCGAAAATGTCGACCGGCGATCAGCCGCCAAGTGTCCGCGCGGCCGACATCGTGCTGGCGACGATGCGCGGAACGTTGGGCTAG
- a CDS encoding SRPBCC family protein, with protein MKIDPVAYAGAVVRDVAVRERDGKPARAVIATRSYETDIDDLWDALTNPERIPRWFLPISGNLRPGGRYKFEGQAGGEITACEPPRRLAVTWEAMGSVSWVTVTLADDGSGGTRLELEHLSIVEGDFWDRYGPGAVGVGWDLALIGLALYLATGVGEEFDRAAAAAWPASDDGKDFIRRSSTDWCRASIAAGTEEDAARRAGANTTAFYLGEPEPGGG; from the coding sequence ATGAAGATCGATCCAGTCGCCTATGCCGGCGCGGTCGTGCGCGACGTCGCAGTCAGGGAGCGCGACGGCAAGCCGGCGCGGGCGGTCATCGCCACCCGCAGTTACGAGACCGACATCGACGACCTCTGGGATGCGCTGACCAATCCCGAGCGCATTCCGCGCTGGTTCCTGCCGATCTCGGGCAATCTGCGACCTGGCGGCCGCTACAAATTCGAAGGGCAGGCGGGTGGCGAGATCACGGCCTGCGAGCCGCCACGTCGGCTCGCGGTGACGTGGGAGGCCATGGGCAGCGTCAGCTGGGTCACCGTGACGCTGGCCGATGACGGCTCCGGCGGCACGCGACTGGAACTGGAGCATCTTTCGATTGTCGAGGGCGATTTCTGGGACCGCTACGGGCCGGGTGCGGTCGGCGTCGGCTGGGATCTCGCTTTGATCGGGCTCGCGCTGTATCTCGCTACCGGTGTCGGTGAGGAATTTGATCGTGCCGCCGCCGCGGCATGGCCTGCCTCTGATGATGGCAAGGATTTCATCCGCCGCAGCAGCACGGACTGGTGCCGCGCCTCGATCGCAGCCGGTACTGAGGAAGATGCGGCGCGCAGGGCCGGAGCCAACACCACGGCGTTTTATCTTGGCGAGCCGGAGCCCGGCGGAGGCTAG
- the gltA gene encoding citrate synthase: protein MDAKSSKTATLTIGNKNYDFPILSGTVGPDVIDIAKLYGQAGVFTYDPGFTSTGSCQSKITYIDGDAGVLEYRGYPIEQLAEHGDFLETCYLLLNGELPTPAQKKDFDYLVTHHTMVHEQMARFFQGFRRDAHPMAIMVAAVGALAAFYHDSTDINDAKQREIASIRMIAKIPTLAAMAYKYTVGQPFVYPKNSLSFAENFLNMCFAVPCEDYKINPVLADALDKIFILHADHEQNASTSTVRIAGSSGANPFACIAAGIACLWGPAHGGANEAALAMLADIGTVDKIPDFIAKVKDKNSEVRLMGFGHRVYKNYDPRAKIMQKMCHAVLKETGHGDDPMLKVALELEKIALSDPYFIDRKLYPNVDFYSGITLKAMGFPTSMFTVLFAVARTVGWISQWSEMIEDPQQKIGRPRQLYTGVARREYVAIDKRK from the coding sequence ATGGACGCAAAATCCAGCAAGACAGCCACACTCACCATCGGCAACAAGAACTACGATTTCCCGATCCTGAGCGGCACGGTTGGGCCTGATGTCATCGACATCGCCAAGCTCTACGGCCAGGCCGGGGTGTTCACCTACGACCCCGGCTTCACCTCGACCGGCAGCTGCCAGTCCAAGATCACCTACATCGACGGCGATGCCGGTGTCCTCGAATACCGTGGCTACCCCATCGAGCAGCTCGCCGAGCACGGCGATTTCCTCGAGACCTGCTATCTGCTGCTCAACGGCGAGCTCCCGACCCCGGCGCAGAAGAAGGACTTCGACTATCTGGTCACGCACCACACCATGGTGCATGAGCAGATGGCCCGCTTCTTCCAGGGCTTCCGCCGCGACGCCCACCCGATGGCGATCATGGTCGCAGCCGTCGGCGCGCTCGCCGCGTTCTATCACGACTCGACCGACATCAACGATGCGAAGCAGCGGGAGATCGCCTCGATCCGGATGATCGCCAAGATCCCGACGCTGGCGGCGATGGCCTACAAATACACGGTCGGCCAGCCCTTCGTGTACCCGAAGAACTCGCTCTCGTTCGCCGAGAACTTCCTCAACATGTGCTTCGCGGTGCCCTGCGAGGACTACAAGATCAATCCCGTTCTCGCCGACGCACTCGACAAGATCTTCATCCTGCACGCCGACCATGAGCAGAACGCCTCGACCTCGACGGTGCGTATCGCCGGCTCGTCGGGCGCCAACCCGTTCGCCTGCATCGCGGCCGGCATCGCCTGCCTGTGGGGCCCGGCGCATGGCGGCGCCAACGAAGCGGCGCTGGCGATGCTCGCCGACATCGGTACGGTCGACAAGATCCCCGACTTCATCGCCAAGGTGAAGGACAAGAACAGCGAAGTCCGCCTGATGGGCTTCGGCCACCGCGTCTACAAGAACTACGATCCGCGCGCCAAGATCATGCAGAAGATGTGTCACGCGGTGCTCAAGGAGACCGGCCACGGCGACGATCCGATGCTCAAGGTCGCGCTCGAGCTCGAGAAGATCGCGCTCAGCGACCCCTACTTCATCGACCGCAAGCTCTATCCGAACGTCGACTTCTATTCGGGCATCACGCTGAAGGCGATGGGCTTCCCGACCTCGATGTTCACCGTGCTGTTCGCGGTCGCCCGCACCGTCGGCTGGATCAGCCAGTGGAGCGAGATGATCGAGGATCCGCAGCAGAAGATCGGCCGTCCGCGCCAGCTCTACACCGGCGTTGCCCGCCGCGAATACGTCGCGATCGACAAGCGCAAGTAA